A region of Streptomyces deccanensis DNA encodes the following proteins:
- a CDS encoding roadblock/LC7 domain-containing protein → MSQNAGLSWLLDDLTERVEPIRHALVLSTDGLVTAASTGLRREDSEHLAAVSSGLHSLAKGSGRHFGAGDVRQTMIEFDDAVLFVTAAGPGSCLCVLSAAEADIGQIAYEMTLLVNRVGEHLRVDARHPERSAAMDH, encoded by the coding sequence ATGTCGCAGAACGCGGGGCTCAGTTGGCTGCTGGACGACCTGACCGAGCGCGTGGAACCCATACGGCACGCCCTGGTGCTGTCCACCGACGGCCTGGTCACCGCGGCCAGCACCGGCCTGCGGCGCGAGGACTCCGAACACCTGGCCGCGGTCTCCTCGGGTCTGCACAGCCTCGCCAAGGGCTCGGGTCGCCACTTCGGCGCCGGTGACGTACGGCAGACGATGATCGAGTTCGACGACGCGGTGCTCTTCGTCACCGCCGCCGGGCCGGGCAGTTGCCTGTGCGTCCTCAGCGCGGCGGAGGCGGACATCGGTCAGATCGCCTACGAGATGACGCTGTTGGTCAACCGCGTCGGCGAACATCTCCGGGTGGACGCCAGGCACCCCGAACGCTCGGCCGCAATGGACCACTGA
- a CDS encoding acyl-CoA thioesterase, translating into MTTNPAERLVDLLDLEQIEVNIFRGRSPQESLQRVFGGQVAGQALVAAGRTTEGDRPVHSLHAYFLRPGRPGVPIVYQVERVRDGRSFTTRRVTAVQQGRTIFNLTASFHKPEEGSFEHQLPPARKVPDPESLPTVTQEISEHLGTLPEQLERMARRQPFDIRYVDRLRWTVEEVEHAEPRSAVWMRAVGPLGDDPLVHTCALTYASDMTLLDAVRIPVEPLWGPRGFDMASLDHAMWFHRPFRADEWFLYDQESPIAVGGRGLARGRIYDLEGRLLVSVVQEGLFRKLGA; encoded by the coding sequence ATGACGACCAACCCCGCCGAGCGGCTCGTCGACCTGCTCGACCTGGAGCAGATCGAGGTCAACATCTTCCGCGGCCGCAGCCCGCAGGAGTCCCTGCAGCGGGTCTTCGGCGGGCAGGTCGCCGGCCAGGCGCTGGTCGCCGCCGGGCGCACCACCGAGGGAGACCGGCCGGTGCATTCGCTGCACGCGTACTTCCTGCGCCCTGGCCGTCCCGGGGTGCCCATCGTGTACCAGGTCGAGCGGGTGCGGGACGGCCGGTCGTTCACGACGCGCCGGGTCACCGCCGTGCAGCAGGGCCGCACGATCTTCAATCTGACCGCCTCCTTTCACAAGCCTGAAGAGGGGAGCTTCGAGCACCAGCTGCCGCCGGCCCGCAAGGTTCCGGACCCGGAGTCACTGCCGACGGTGACGCAGGAGATCAGCGAGCATCTGGGCACGCTCCCCGAGCAGTTGGAGCGCATGGCCCGACGTCAGCCCTTCGACATCCGGTATGTCGACCGGCTGCGCTGGACCGTCGAGGAGGTCGAGCACGCCGAGCCGCGCAGCGCGGTGTGGATGCGCGCCGTGGGTCCCCTCGGCGACGACCCGCTCGTGCACACGTGCGCGCTGACGTACGCCAGCGACATGACGCTCCTGGACGCGGTCCGTATCCCGGTGGAGCCGCTGTGGGGGCCCCGTGGCTTCGACATGGCGTCGCTGGACCACGCGATGTGGTTCCACCGGCCGTTCCGCGCGGACGAGTGGTTCCTGTACGACCAGGAGTCCCCGATCGCGGTCGGCGGCCGCGGGCTGGCCCGCGGCCGTATCTACGACCTGGAGGGGCGCCTGCTCGTGTCGGTCGTCCAGGAAGGGCTGTTCCGCAAACTCGGCGCATGA
- a CDS encoding roadblock/LC7 domain-containing protein, with translation MIQDPSTRATERSGELDWLLDDLVLRVREVRHAVVLSNDGLAVGASSDLRREDAEHLAAVASGFHSLAKGTGRHFGIGGVRQTMVEMDDGFLFVAAAGDGSCLALLTSVTADIGLVAYEMARLVKRVGEHLRTPTRAGARPPTAG, from the coding sequence ATGATCCAGGACCCGAGCACCAGGGCCACCGAACGCTCCGGTGAACTCGACTGGCTGCTGGACGACTTGGTACTGCGCGTGCGCGAGGTGCGGCACGCCGTGGTCCTGTCCAACGACGGCCTGGCGGTCGGCGCCTCCAGCGACCTCAGGCGCGAGGACGCCGAGCACCTGGCCGCGGTCGCCTCCGGCTTCCACAGCCTCGCCAAGGGCACGGGCCGCCACTTCGGCATCGGGGGCGTACGCCAGACGATGGTGGAGATGGACGACGGCTTTCTCTTCGTGGCCGCCGCCGGAGACGGTTCCTGTCTCGCTCTCCTCACCTCCGTCACGGCCGACATCGGACTGGTGGCGTACGAGATGGCACGGCTGGTGAAACGCGTCGGAGAGCACCTCCGCACCCCGACCCGCGCCGGCGCGCGCCCGCCCACGGCCGGATGA
- a CDS encoding metal-dependent hydrolase has translation MMGPAHSLSGAAAWLGVGAAAAATGHTMPWPVLLVGALICAGAALAPDLDHKAATISRSFGPLSRWVCEIVDKLSYAVYKATKKQGDPRRSGGHRTLTHTWLWAALLGAGASVAAITGGRWAVLAILFVHLVLAIEGLLWRAARGSSSDVLVWLLAATSAWILAGVLDKPGNGADWLFTQPGQEYLWLGLPIVLGALVHDIGDSLTVSGCPILWPIPIGRKRWYPVGPPKVMRFRAGSWVELRVLMPVFMVLGGVGAAAALNVI, from the coding sequence ATGATGGGACCAGCACACTCACTGTCGGGAGCCGCGGCCTGGCTCGGCGTGGGAGCCGCGGCGGCCGCCACCGGGCACACGATGCCCTGGCCGGTGCTCCTGGTCGGTGCGCTGATCTGCGCGGGCGCCGCACTCGCCCCGGACCTGGACCACAAGGCGGCCACGATCTCCCGCTCCTTCGGTCCGCTGTCGCGCTGGGTGTGCGAGATCGTCGACAAGCTGTCGTACGCGGTCTACAAGGCGACGAAGAAGCAGGGCGACCCGCGTCGCTCGGGGGGACACCGCACGCTCACGCACACCTGGCTGTGGGCGGCGTTGCTCGGTGCCGGTGCCTCCGTCGCCGCGATCACCGGGGGCCGCTGGGCGGTGCTGGCCATTCTCTTCGTGCACTTGGTCCTGGCCATCGAGGGCCTGTTGTGGCGGGCGGCCCGGGGTTCCAGCAGCGATGTACTGGTGTGGCTGCTGGCGGCGACCAGTGCCTGGATCCTCGCGGGTGTCCTGGACAAGCCGGGCAACGGGGCGGACTGGCTGTTCACCCAGCCGGGCCAGGAGTACCTGTGGCTGGGGCTGCCGATCGTGCTCGGCGCGCTGGTGCACGACATCGGGGACTCGCTGACCGTGTCGGGGTGCCCGATCCTGTGGCCGATACCGATCGGGCGCAAGCGTTGGTACCCCGTGGGGCCACCGAAGGTGATGCGGTTCCGGGCCGGCAGCTGGGTCGAGCTGCGGGTGCTGATGCCGGTGTTCATGGTGCTCGGGGGAGTGGGCGCGGCGGCGGCGCTGAACGTCATCTGA
- a CDS encoding GTP-binding protein, whose protein sequence is MVSEHSDETDGDTGALALKILVAGGFGVGKTTLVGAVSEIKPLRTEELLSEVGQSVDDTDGVDQKVTTTVAMDFGRITIRSGLSLYLFGTPGQDRFWFLWDELAQGALGAVVLADTRRLQDCFPAVDFFEHRHIPFVVAVNCFSEARAHGAQDVSRALDLDQGTPVVLCDARDRDSGKEVLIRLVEYAGRMHTARLLDSVG, encoded by the coding sequence ATGGTCTCCGAGCACTCCGATGAGACAGACGGCGACACGGGCGCCCTGGCATTGAAGATCCTCGTCGCCGGCGGATTCGGCGTCGGCAAGACCACGCTGGTCGGCGCGGTCAGCGAGATCAAGCCGCTGCGCACCGAGGAACTCCTGAGCGAAGTGGGCCAGTCGGTGGACGACACCGACGGCGTGGACCAGAAGGTCACCACCACCGTCGCCATGGACTTCGGCCGTATCACCATCAGGTCGGGGCTCTCGCTCTACCTGTTCGGCACACCCGGCCAGGACCGGTTCTGGTTCCTGTGGGACGAGTTGGCGCAAGGGGCGTTGGGCGCCGTCGTCCTCGCGGACACGAGGCGCCTGCAGGACTGCTTCCCGGCCGTGGACTTCTTCGAGCACCGGCACATCCCCTTCGTGGTCGCCGTCAACTGCTTCTCGGAGGCCCGCGCCCACGGCGCCCAGGACGTCTCACGCGCCCTCGATCTCGACCAGGGCACCCCCGTGGTCCTCTGCGACGCCCGGGACCGCGACTCCGGCAAGGAGGTGCTGATACGGCTCGTCGAATACGCGGGGCGGATGCACACCGCCCGGCTGCTCGACTCCGTGGGCTGA
- a CDS encoding DUF742 domain-containing protein, giving the protein MTEDSDTGTAHEPPGSRWYDNEAGPLVRPYAMTGGRTRSGPGGTRFDLIALVSLDTGAPADDPSLGPEHRVLLELCRTETQSVAELAAGADLPVGVVRVLLGDLLESGRVTVSRPVPPAQLPDERILREVIEGLRAL; this is encoded by the coding sequence ATGACCGAAGACAGCGACACCGGCACCGCGCACGAGCCGCCCGGCAGCCGTTGGTACGACAACGAGGCCGGGCCGCTCGTCCGCCCCTATGCGATGACGGGCGGCCGCACCAGGTCCGGCCCCGGCGGGACCCGCTTCGACCTGATCGCCCTGGTCTCGCTCGACACCGGGGCACCCGCCGACGACCCGTCACTCGGTCCGGAGCACCGCGTGCTCCTCGAACTGTGCCGGACCGAGACCCAGTCGGTCGCAGAGCTCGCCGCGGGCGCCGACCTGCCCGTCGGCGTCGTACGGGTGCTGCTCGGGGACCTCCTGGAGTCGGGCCGCGTCACCGTCAGCCGACCCGTGCCGCCCGCGCAACTACCGGACGAGCGAATCCTGCGCGAGGTGATCGAGGGGCTGAGGGCGCTGTAG
- a CDS encoding DUF6397 family protein produces the protein MSGDTVTQSVTRTTTTPTSVSTEPTTLTARRGAPAPAGAAGDTLALGRAARELGLKRGELDLAVHLGCLRTVVDDGGGGRRITRAEIDRIRAEKGFPQTLRERVDAVGSRAAAEILGVPPTRFMRLARLGLLTPVKFHLNRYRAVIWIYLAAELRQFAADESNVPWLTGRIPEDLRRRLDAGLDLRPRNWRGRHLGFLLRQADDPWSRAAAPASLLDPLQVAEIVRDPYERAHLHFHRPPRADHGPPDSPAAQITARIMTADDPDEIAWLRTALQQSLVEARAHCLAPRPRRKVPPSGAWHETPVETARPAPRPRRGLRRPGHPKPSAGTAPEGRRGLLGWLRRGHH, from the coding sequence ATGTCCGGCGACACCGTCACGCAGTCCGTCACCCGCACCACGACCACTCCGACGAGCGTGAGCACCGAACCCACCACGCTCACCGCACGACGCGGTGCCCCGGCGCCCGCCGGGGCGGCCGGCGACACCCTGGCCCTGGGCCGAGCCGCCCGCGAACTGGGCCTGAAGCGCGGCGAACTCGACCTCGCCGTACACCTGGGCTGCCTACGAACGGTCGTCGACGACGGAGGCGGAGGCCGTCGCATCACACGGGCGGAGATCGACCGGATCCGTGCCGAGAAGGGCTTCCCGCAGACCCTGCGGGAACGGGTCGATGCCGTGGGATCCAGGGCAGCCGCCGAGATCCTGGGCGTGCCGCCCACCCGGTTCATGCGTCTCGCCCGACTGGGACTGCTCACGCCGGTCAAATTTCATCTCAACCGCTACCGCGCAGTGATCTGGATCTATCTGGCAGCCGAACTACGGCAGTTCGCGGCCGACGAGTCGAACGTCCCCTGGCTGACGGGTCGTATCCCGGAGGATCTCAGGCGCCGACTGGACGCGGGACTGGACCTGCGCCCCCGGAACTGGCGAGGGCGCCACCTCGGATTCCTGCTGCGCCAGGCCGACGACCCCTGGAGCCGCGCCGCCGCTCCGGCCTCCCTGCTCGACCCCCTCCAGGTCGCCGAGATCGTCCGGGACCCCTACGAGCGCGCCCACCTGCATTTCCACCGGCCGCCGCGAGCCGACCACGGGCCGCCCGACTCACCAGCCGCACAGATCACCGCACGGATCATGACCGCCGACGACCCCGACGAGATCGCATGGCTGCGAACGGCCCTCCAGCAATCGCTGGTCGAGGCCCGAGCACACTGCCTCGCCCCGAGGCCCCGCCGGAAGGTGCCGCCGTCGGGGGCGTGGCACGAGACGCCCGTCGAGACGGCGCGACCGGCACCACGGCCGCGCCGGGGCCTACGCCGTCCCGGGCACCCCAAGCCCAGCGCCGGCACCGCTCCCGAGGGGCGGCGCGGTCTGCTGGGCTGGCTCCGGCGCGGACACCACTGA
- a CDS encoding DEAD/DEAH box helicase — protein MTLIDQLPRTADPDALYEAFESWAQERGLTLYPHQEEALIEVVSGANVIVSTPTGSGKSMIAAGAHFAALARDEVTFYTAPIKALVSEKFFELCKIFGTENVGMLTGDASVNADAPVICCTAEVLASIALRDGKHADVGQVVMDEFHFYAEADRGWAWQIPILELPQAQFILMSATLGDVSMFEKDLTRRTGRPTAVVRSATRPVPLSYEYVLTPLTETLTELLATKQAPVYIVHFTQAQAVERAQALMSINMCTREEKDRIAELIGNFRFTTKFGRNLSRYVRHGIGVHHAGMLPKYRRLVEKLAQAGLLKVICGTDTLGVGVNVPIRTVLFTALTKYDGNRVRTLRAREFHQIAGRAGRAGFDTAGFVVAQAPEHVIENEKALAKAGDDPKKRRKVVRKKAPEGFVGWTDNTFEKLIASDPEPLTSRFRVTHTMLLSVIARPGNAFEAMRHLLEDNHEPRKQQLRHIRRAIAIYRSLLDGGIVEKLDEPDAEGRIVRLTVDLQQDFALNQPLSTFALAAFELLDPESPSYALDMVSVVESTLDDPRQILAAQQNKARGEAVAAMKADGVEYEERMERLQDVSYPKPLEELLFHAYNTYRKSHPWVGDHPLSPKSVIRDMYERAMSFTELVSHYELARTEGIVLRYLAGAYKALDHTVPDDLKSDDLEDLIAWLGEMVRQVDSSLLDEWEQLANPEEMTAEEAQERADQVKPVTSNARAFRVLVRNAMFRRVELAALDQVGELGEMDAESGWDADRWGEAMDKYWDEYEELGTGPDARGPRLLMIEEEPQNGLWRVRQTFADPNGDHDWGISAEVDLAASDAEGRAVVKVTDVGQL, from the coding sequence GTGACCCTCATCGATCAGCTGCCGCGGACCGCCGACCCCGACGCCCTCTACGAAGCCTTCGAGTCGTGGGCCCAGGAACGCGGTCTCACCCTCTATCCGCACCAGGAGGAGGCGCTCATCGAGGTGGTCTCCGGCGCGAACGTGATCGTGTCGACGCCCACCGGCTCCGGCAAGAGCATGATCGCGGCGGGCGCACACTTCGCGGCGCTCGCCCGTGACGAGGTCACCTTCTACACGGCCCCGATCAAGGCGCTCGTCTCGGAGAAGTTCTTCGAGCTGTGCAAGATCTTCGGCACCGAGAACGTCGGCATGCTCACCGGCGACGCCTCCGTGAACGCCGACGCCCCCGTCATCTGCTGCACCGCCGAGGTGCTGGCCTCCATCGCGCTGCGCGACGGCAAGCACGCCGACGTCGGCCAGGTCGTGATGGACGAGTTCCACTTCTACGCGGAGGCCGATCGGGGCTGGGCCTGGCAGATCCCGATCCTCGAGCTGCCGCAGGCCCAGTTCATCCTGATGTCGGCGACGCTCGGCGACGTCTCGATGTTCGAGAAGGACCTCACGCGGCGAACCGGTCGCCCGACCGCCGTGGTCCGCTCGGCGACCCGCCCGGTGCCGCTCTCCTACGAGTACGTCCTGACCCCGCTGACGGAGACGCTCACCGAACTGCTCGCCACGAAGCAGGCCCCGGTCTACATCGTGCACTTCACGCAGGCGCAGGCCGTGGAGCGGGCGCAGGCGCTGATGAGCATCAACATGTGCACGCGGGAGGAGAAGGACCGGATCGCCGAGCTGATCGGCAACTTCCGCTTCACCACCAAGTTCGGCCGTAATCTCTCCCGTTACGTGCGGCACGGCATCGGAGTCCACCACGCCGGCATGCTGCCCAAGTACCGACGCCTGGTGGAGAAGCTCGCCCAGGCCGGTCTGCTGAAGGTCATCTGCGGCACGGACACGCTCGGCGTCGGCGTCAACGTCCCCATCCGCACCGTGCTGTTCACCGCCCTCACCAAGTACGACGGCAATCGGGTCCGCACTCTCCGGGCGCGTGAGTTCCACCAGATCGCGGGCCGCGCGGGGCGCGCCGGCTTCGACACGGCGGGCTTCGTGGTGGCACAGGCACCCGAGCACGTCATCGAGAACGAGAAGGCGCTCGCCAAGGCCGGCGACGACCCGAAGAAGCGTCGCAAGGTGGTCCGCAAGAAGGCTCCCGAGGGGTTCGTCGGCTGGACCGACAACACCTTCGAGAAGCTCATCGCCTCCGATCCGGAACCGCTCACCTCCCGCTTCCGTGTGACCCACACGATGCTGCTGTCGGTGATCGCCCGGCCGGGCAACGCCTTCGAGGCGATGCGCCATCTGCTGGAGGACAACCACGAACCCCGCAAGCAGCAGTTGCGGCACATCCGCCGCGCGATCGCGATCTACCGCTCGCTCCTCGACGGCGGCATCGTCGAGAAGCTCGACGAGCCGGACGCCGAGGGCCGTATCGTCCGGCTGACGGTCGATCTCCAGCAGGACTTCGCGCTCAACCAGCCGCTGTCCACCTTCGCGCTGGCCGCGTTCGAACTGCTCGACCCGGAGTCCCCGTCCTACGCCCTCGACATGGTGTCCGTCGTCGAGTCGACGCTGGACGATCCTCGGCAGATCCTCGCCGCCCAGCAGAACAAGGCGCGTGGTGAGGCCGTGGCCGCGATGAAGGCCGACGGCGTCGAGTACGAGGAGCGCATGGAGCGGCTGCAGGACGTCAGCTACCCCAAGCCTCTGGAGGAGCTGCTCTTCCACGCGTACAACACGTACCGCAAGAGCCACCCCTGGGTCGGCGACCATCCGCTGTCGCCGAAGTCCGTGATCCGCGACATGTACGAACGGGCCATGTCCTTCACGGAGTTGGTGTCCCACTACGAGCTGGCCCGCACCGAGGGCATCGTGCTGCGGTACCTGGCCGGCGCCTACAAGGCCCTCGACCACACCGTCCCCGACGATCTGAAGTCGGATGATCTGGAGGATCTGATCGCCTGGCTCGGGGAGATGGTGCGCCAGGTCGACTCCAGTCTCCTTGACGAGTGGGAGCAGCTGGCCAATCCCGAGGAGATGACGGCCGAGGAGGCCCAGGAGCGGGCCGACCAGGTCAAGCCGGTCACCTCCAACGCGCGCGCCTTCCGGGTGCTCGTCCGCAACGCCATGTTCCGCCGTGTCGAACTGGCCGCGCTGGACCAGGTGGGCGAGTTGGGCGAGATGGACGCCGAGTCCGGCTGGGACGCCGACCGGTGGGGTGAGGCGATGGACAAGTACTGGGACGAGTACGAAGAGCTCGGCACCGGTCCCGATGCCCGTGGCCCACGGCTGTTGATGATCGAGGAGGAGCCGCAGAACGGGCTGTGGCGCGTCCGGCAGACCTTCGCCGACCCGAACGGCGATCATGACTGGGGCATCAGCGCGGAGGTCGACCTCGCGGCTTCCGACGCCGAGGGACGCGCCGTCGTCAAGGTGACCGACGTCGGTCAGCTGTGA
- a CDS encoding DUF5709 domain-containing protein: MDRAGGWGDDVYQPDGSEIQDDAGLLDAEDTLVADGVADPLDRGWSPPERPWAVEHTGVTAAERLRGETLEQRLAEELPDIAYPDGDGIGDSQDTDGEPLDNEVGDLRSGRLVAPDEGTHEDEESGLIATDVGIDGAAASAEEAAMHIVDEDTLPS, translated from the coding sequence GTGGACAGAGCCGGCGGATGGGGAGACGACGTCTACCAGCCAGACGGATCCGAGATCCAGGACGACGCGGGGCTGCTGGACGCCGAGGACACCCTGGTCGCCGACGGTGTGGCCGACCCCCTCGACCGGGGCTGGTCCCCACCGGAGCGGCCATGGGCGGTGGAGCACACCGGTGTGACGGCGGCGGAGCGGCTGCGCGGCGAGACCCTCGAACAGCGGCTCGCCGAGGAGCTCCCGGACATCGCCTACCCCGACGGGGACGGCATCGGCGACTCCCAGGACACCGACGGCGAGCCGCTGGACAACGAGGTGGGAGACCTTCGCTCCGGCCGTCTGGTCGCCCCCGACGAGGGCACGCACGAGGACGAGGAGAGCGGGCTGATCGCCACCGACGTGGGGATCGACGGAGCGGCCGCCTCCGCCGAGGAGGCCGCCATGCACATCGTGGACGAGGACACGCTGCCAAGCTGA